The following DNA comes from Haloarchaeobius salinus.
CCGTCGTGGCCGCGCTGGCGGACACGGACGCCGACCCGGAGCGGGTCGACCCGGACGGCATCGCGGGCGCGGACCTCGCGGTCGTCGTCGCACCGACCGAGGACGACGCCCTCACGACGGCGAACGAGGCCGCAGACGGGCCGTGGCTGGCGGTCGAGCTGGGCGGCGTCGGCGGCTACCCGGTCGCGGGCGTCGACGCCGCGGTCGCCGGGCTCGCGCCGGGCCGGGGCTGTTTCGACTGCCTGCGTGCGAGGGTCGGCTCGAACGCGAGCGAGACCGACGACGGGGGCGTCGACCGGCCGACGGCACGGCTCGCCGGCGCGGTCGCCGGGCGGGAGGCGGTCGCCGCCGTCGAGGACGACCACGACCCCGTCGGACACATCCACGAACTGCCGCACGAGGACCGACAGTTCCTGCCGGTGCCGGGCTGCTGCGGACGGACCGACGACGAACTCCGGCGCGGCGACGCCGACGTGAGCCTCGACGAGGCGGTCGAACGGGCCGAACGCACCCTCGACGGGCGCGTCGGACTGGTCAGCGACATCGGCGAGCTGGAGTCGTTCCCCGCGCCGTACTATCTGGCGACGACGGCCGAAACATCGGTCTACTCGGACGCCAGCGCGCCGGGGCAGGCCGCGGGTGTCGCCGACGACTGGAACGCGGCGTTCATGAAGGCCGTCGGGGAGGCACTCGAACGCTACAGCGCGGCCATCTACCGAAACTCGGACTTCGAGCAGGCACCGCCGGGGATGGTCGACAACGGGGTCTCACCGGATGCGGTCGTCCGGGCGGAGGACGCGCCGGCGGTCGACCCCGAGTCACCGATTCCGTGGACGACGGCGACGGACCTCGCGACGGACGAACAGGTGCCCATCCCCGCGGAACTCGTCCACTTCCCGCCGCCGGCGGAGCGGTACACGTCGGCCATCACGACCGGGCTTGGACTGGGCACGTCCGGCGCAGACGCGCTGGTCGCCGGACTGACCGAGGTGGTCGAGCGCGACGCGACGATGCTCGCGTGGTACTCGACGTTCGAGCCGCTGGAGTTGCGGGTCGACGACGCGGACTACGAGCGGCTCGAACGCCGCGCCCGCGCCGAGGACCTGGAGACGACGGCACTGCTCGTCACGCAGGACGTGGACGTCCCCGTCGTCGCCGTGGCGGTCCACCGCGAGGACGGCGACTGGCCGCGGTTCGCTGTGGGCTCGGACGCCGCGCTCGACCCCGTGACTGCGGCCCGGTCCGCGCTCGCGGAGGCGCTCCAGAACTGGATGGAGCTGCGCTCGATGGGCCGCGCCGGCGCGAACGAGGAGTCCGGCGCTATCGGTCGGTTCGCCGACTTCCCGTCCGCTGCGACGGACTTCCTCGATTCGGGCGGGCCGATTCCGGCGAGCAGCGTCGGCCCGGACGACGCGCTGGCGGGTGGGGACGCGGTCGACGCACTGGTCGAGCGTGTGGCCGAGGCCGGGCTGACGCCCTACGCGAGCCGGCTGACGCCCGCGGACGTGGAGACGGCCGGCTTCGAGGCGGTCCGGGTCGTGGTGCCGGGCGCACAGCCGCTGTTCACGGACGACCCGGCGTTCGGGACCCGCGCCGAGACGGTACCGGAGTCGCTGGGGTTCGAGGCGCGACCGAACCGGCAGCACCACCCGTATCCCTGAGTCGGGAACCGGTCGCTAACCGATGGCTACCCGGGATTTAAGACCGATACGCTCGTCTGTAGATATGGTGTGTCAACCTCTCACATGAGCGAACGCTCGGCGGCCGGGGGAGAGCCAGTATCGGAGTTCGAACTATCCTGTGCGACGTGTGGTGGAACACTGACGCGAACGGCGGTCTCGGGCGAGGCCCTCGGCGTCACGGTCGAGCGAGAGGTCGTCCTCGCGGAGTGTACCGAGTGCGGGGGACGGTACTTCCCCCGGGAGACGCTGGACCGGTTGACCTAGACGTACAGGGTCGCACGGACCATGTCGCGGGTGCCGGGGCCGAGGCCGACGGCGACGATGGCGACGAGGAGCATCACGGTGAAGCGCGGACTGTCGTCGAACACCGTCTCGTCGAACACCCAGAGGACGAACGTCGCGGCGACCATCTTCACGACGAGGAACGGGAACGCGTCGAGGTAGGCGGGCAGGTACTGGCCTGCCACGTCGACGATGAACCGGTTCACGGGGTGCTTGCCCTGGAGGTTCGCCTGCCCGGTGAGCGCCGGCATCAGGTTCAGGCCGACGAAGTTCGCGACGCCGTCGATGGCGTGCGCCCAGAGCACGACCACGCCCATGAAGCCGGTGCCGGCGTTGATGCTCGGCTTGAGCGTCTCGATGCCGTACCAGACGCCGCCCGCGACGACCGTCGCGGCGACGAGGACGACGATGGCGACCTGCGGGTAGAAGGAGACGTACGGCTGGGTGGCCGCCGCCCAGGCGAAGTAACCCAGGTTGGCGGCGAGCAGGGTCGAGCCGATGGCGAACAGCGGGTACTCGAACTCCCTGTCGACGACGTTCTCGGCGAGGAACACCGCGGCGACGACCGCCGCCAGCGCGACGAAGAAGACGGTGAAGTAGATGACCGGGCTGATGAGGAGGCTGTTCAGCGGGTAGTCGAAGATCGGTGACTGGCCGGCCGCGAGCCGGGCCTTGTCGTTCACGTCCTCGACGACCCGGAGGGTCCCGCCGAAGAACATGAACGGGAACAGCCCGTAGAACAGCGCCCGGTAGCGCGTGATGCGCAGGCGCTTGACCAGCAGGCCGACGCCGACGAGCATCAACAGGAGGATGAGGGCGTAGCCGATCTCGGAGACGACCGTGTAGCCCGGCTCGGCGACGGGACCGAGACTCGCGGGTACCGACCCACAGCTCTGTGGCTGGACCTGCGCGCCGTCGGCCCAGGCCACGCAGTTCCAGTTGTGTGCGTCGGCGTACACCGGCCCCCAGAAGTACTGCCAGACGAAGTTCGCGTACACCGCACGCGGGAACAGCACCGACCCGAGGCCGAACACGGCCGTCAGCAGGCCGACCGCGCCGACCCACGCCCGTTCGATGCCGATACGGTCGATGAAGTCGCTCATACACCGACGGGCGGACGGACGGGCCATTACCCTTCTGGTCTCCCCTCGCGCGGTCACCCGGCGGTAACCGCTACTCCCCGGCGATGGGCAGCTCCTCGGACTCGTGGGGTGTCCCGAGGATGACCATCGTCTGCGAGCGCGCGAAGCCGTCCATCTGGGCGATGCGGTCGAACATCAGCTCCCGGAGCGCGTCGGCGTCCTCGGCGTACACCCGGCCCATCACGTCCCACTCGCCGGTCGTCAGGTGGACCTCCTGTACCCCTTCAATCGCCTGCAACCGCTCCAGCGTGTCCTGCTCGCGCCCCTGCTCGACGCGCAGCCCGATGATGGCGGAGATGCCGAGGTCGATGGCCTTCGGGTCGAGCTTCGCGTGGTAGCCCTGGATGACGCCGGCGTCCTCCAGCCGGCCGACGCGGTCGTGGACCGTCGCGCTCGACATGTCGATTCGACGGGCGATCTCGCTGAACGTCGTCCGTGCGTTCTCCTGGAGGATGCGGAGGATCTGTCTGTCCGTCTCGTCGAGTTCCATAGTCCGTGGTACCGCCCCGAGGAGAAAAAACGCGACCCTCCCGAACAGCATTTATCTACCGGAACGTCGTACGCTAACATTGGGCATGGGATTCCTAGATTCGGTCAGAGGCCTGTTCGGTACCGACGAACGAACGTTCCACTACGTCTGTGAACGGTGCGACACGGAGTTCGAGTCGACGAAGTCGGACATGTCCGCGGTGGCCTGTCCCGACTGCCGCTCGACGAAGATTCGGGCGGTCTCGCCGGCCTGAGCGGTCGGGACGCGGCGTATCCCACCGCTCCGGGCCGACCTGCTACACCTGGCGTACGTCCTCGATAGCCCGCGCCGCCGCCAGCGCCTCCTCGTGGGCCGCACCGTTCGACGCCACCAGCCCACGGCTGTCGTGCCGCCAGCGGTCGCCGTCGATGTCGGTCACTTTTCCGCCGGCCTGCCGGACCATGTGGACGCCCGCGACGGTATCCCACGGGTTCGCGTCGACGTTCGTGATGGTGGCCTCCAGTCCACCCGAGGCGACCATGCCGAGCGCGGCCTGCGCGCAGCCGACGCGGCGCATGTCGCCGAACCGTTCCACGATCTCGCGGCAGGCCGTCGCGTACTCGTCGCGCCGGTCCCGCGGCCACCAGATGGTCGGGCAGCCGACCGCACGCTCGGGGTCCGAGACGTCGCTGACGGCGAGCTCGTCGCCGTTCAGCACCACGTGCTCGTCGTCCGCGACGTACACGTCGTCGAGCGCCGGCAGCACGTTCGCCGCCGCGACCGGTTCGCCGTCGACGACCGCCGCGACGCTCGTCGCCCACACCGAGAAGCCGCGGACGTAGTTGTTCGTCCCGTCGATGGGGTCGATGATCCACGCTGGCCCCGAATCCGGTACCTCCTTCAGCTCGTCGTCCTCCTCGCCGACGATGGCGTCCTCCGGGAACTCGTCGCGGATGGTCGAGACGACCTCGCGCTGGGCGTCACGGTCGGCCTGGGTCACCACGTCCGTCTTCCCGTCCTTCTCCTCGACGGCGATACCGGTCCGGAAGTGGCCCTCGGCGACGGCCGCCCCGGAACGTGCGGCGCGCTCGACGAGCCGGGCGCGCACTGCGTAGTCGGTCATGCACTCACACGGGAGAGCCGCGCAAAAAGGCCCTCCGGTTCGTCCGGACGTGTGGCGGTTTCCGGCGTCGTGCCGTCGTCACCAGTGCGCCTCGGCGATGCGCTGCTCACCGTCCCCGTTGACGGCGTCGATGATGCGCCGGATGTAATCACACGATGCCGCACCGCTCAGTCCGTCGCTGTTGTCGAAGTCGTCCTCGTCGACGCCGAACACCGACGGGGTGTCGGGCCTCGGCGGCTGGCCGGTCATCTCGTAGCTGCCCACGAGACGGCCGCCCCCGTCGACCACCTCGACACCGAGTACGAGGCGGTTACGCCCGTCGACGTCGACGTTCCCGACGTTGCTCACCTCGTACTCCCAGTAGATCTCGTTGGCGGTGTTCGCGTACGACATGCACTCCCAGCGGCCGTCGATTACCTCCGTGATCTCGAACGCGTCCGCCAGGTCGATGATGCGCACCAGGATCGGTTCGAGGGAGTTCGCTGCCGTGTTCGCGACCCGAACGCTGTGTGTTCCGGGCTGGTCCGGGACCACGAACCGGGGCCGGAGTCGTTCCGTCCCACCCGGTTGCAGGTGTAGCTCCTCCGCGCCTTCGCTGTCCAGGAACTGCCACTGGATCGTCGTCGAGACCGGCGCGGCGGACTCGTTCGTCACCGTTATCTCGACGACAACCTCCTCGCCGATGACCAGCTGCGACGGCACGGAGACCTCCGTGTCGAACTCGACCGGCACGAGCTCGACGGTTTCGGACCGCCGTTCGCCCGTCTCGTGAACGACGACCTCGACCGTCGTCTCTCCGGGCTCGTCCGGCGGCCGGAGCGGGAGTTCGACGGTTCGGCCGGCTTCTGGCTCGAGCGTCACCTCCACGGTCCGCACGCCTTCGCCGACCCGGACGCTGAGGGTCGCGGTCCCCCGTCGCGAGCCGGTGTTCTCGACCACGACGGTCGCACTCGCTTCGCGCCCTGCCGGCAGGGTGGGGCGGACGGACAGTTCGCCGAGTTCGAACGTTGCCGATGGGGACGTCTCGGTCTCGCCGTCGCCACCACCGCCGTCGTCGCCACCACCGCCGTCGTCGCCGCCACCACCGCCGTCGTCGCCACCACCACCGCCACCGTCGTCGTCAGCACTATCGCCACCGCCACCGCCGCCACCCCCTCCCTGGGGCGTCGATTCCGGCACGGTTCCACCGCCGCCGCCGTCGCTCTCGTCGCCGGTCACACAGCCCGACAGTGCGGTCACTCCAGCTGCACTGACGGACAGTAACCAGTCCCTTCGGTTCAGATCTCCCCCCATAGATACTCGGCACGGACCAGCGTGGAAAGTAGTGAGTGCTGGATATACACTGCCCGTTAAACCCGCCAGCTGCCGCCGACCGACGCCGATTTGGCGGCGGACGTTCACGGGTCGAGTATGAACCGTCTCGCGAAGCGACTCTACAACATCGCACCGGACACCGTGACGCTCACCTTCGCCGATGGCTCGACCGTCGACCTGTCCATGCACCACGCCGAGTTCTTCCAGGACGACCTCGAGGCCGAGGGCGAGACCGACGACGGCACCACCTACCGCATCGTCGACGGCGACGACGACGAGACGCTGCTCGCCGCCCGCGAGAGCGACGACGGCTGGGCGGTGGTGGGCGACGTGACCGGCGTCGAGGTGGGTGACTCGTGAGCAGTTCTGTGCCGGTCGATGTGTGGTGAACCAGCTGGCCGGTCGATGTGCGAGTCTATCGACCGTCAGTATGTGGCGGGGTGAAGTACGGGACGGTGGCGGACTCCCTCGCTCACTCGTCAGCTACGATTGGCGGATAGCCGTCGAGACGTGCCGTGTCGGTTAGCAACCGGTCCAGGCCATCCGTTCTTCTGAGCGTTATGGAATCCTCGTTCTCGGCGACCGTGACGATGCCAGCGTCTTCGAGTTTCGGAAGATGGCTGTGGTGAAGGCCGATCTCGATAGCGTTCTCTTCGGTCGGCCCGTCCATCCCTGTTCGGTCGGCTTCCCACGTGGCGATAGCGGTCGCGAGGGTGCCGATAGAGAGCGCCTCCGATTCCTCCGCCAGGAGATAGAGGGCATAGCGCCGGTGGGGATGCGTCAGCAGGTCGAACGTTTCGTTCAGTTCCGTGGTGTCCATCCTTGCCATCACCTATCGATTGGCCCAGACCACCTTAACATCTTTTTTACGATAACTTTATACAATTGATAATTCTGTATCGATGTGGGTGTTCGGTTGACTTTCCCAAGCGATGCGGGCACGGGACTCCGAGCCCTGCCGATACGGATTCAGTAATCCAACTACTGTCGTCGTTCCAGTCCGAGACTACTCTTCGGAGTCGTCGTCCGAGGGCGTATCGGGGTCGTCGGCTATCTCCTGGTGGAAGTGATTCCACGGTTGGGCATGTTCCTCCGCCAGGATGTTGCTGGTCACGATCTGCAGGTCCAGCTCGTCCAACTGTTCGGTGCTCTCCTTTACGTCGGAGGTCGCTTCGGCCACGACCTCGACGTGGAGGTTCTCCTCGCCGGCCAGCATCTCCCGCACATTGACGACGCCACGGACTTCGAGGGCCTCTTTCGCCATCTCCGACCGTCGGGAGAGGTCGGTCGAACAGATGAACAGAACGCGCATGGGATACCCCGCCGCCTCGTAGTTGATCTCGGGATTGTACCCGAGGATGACCCCCTTTTCCTCCAGTTGTTCGATCCGATTGTTGACCGTCGTCCCGGTAACGTCGGTCTCCTCGGCGATGTCCGTGTCGCTTGCCCCGCGAGCATCCACCTGTAGCAGGTGCAGTATGCGGCGGTCGAGATTGTTGAGTGGATCGTCGACCATGCTCATCATCCGGGGTCGAATGAGTTGAGTCGTTCGCCCAACCGGCCACACGCGACTCCTCCGGGACTGGCCTTCGGTACTGTTTCCGCACCCTCTACTTCCCGAGCCGGGGAGGGGAACGATGCATCCGCTCGCCACACCGACGGTGAGTTCGACTCTCACACGATCTGAACCCTCGGACCACTGGAAGACGGTTCGCTCGCGGGGCTCGCTCACCGACCTCCAAGCCGCCGTTCGCCTCGCTCACGGCGACTCTACAGGAGCGGATTCGGACCGGTCGCTCTCGAGTTTGCGTTCGATAGTGTTTGCGAGGGCAAGACGCTCCGTCTTGCCGCATTCGGCCGCGGACGTCGTCCACGGCGTCATGCGAGGGAAGGGATTTGAACCACGGTCGCAGCGAGCTGCTCCCTGGCTCAAATCCCTTCCCTCGTGCATTCAGGCGCTCACTGCGTTCGCGCCCTCATGCGAGGGAAGGGATTTGAACCCTCGGACCTCTACAGGAGCGGATCTTGAGTCCGCCGCCGTTTCCAGGCTTGGCTACCCTCGCACGTACACAGCTCTCGGTGTGGATGGTGGTAAAACGTTGCGAAGCGGCACGAACTACCGACCGTCGCCGGTGTCCGAGCTCCCTGGTCACCGGCCCCCTCCTGGTTGGCCACCCGACACGTTCCGGGGAGACATCTTGCGATTCCGACTTGAGACCGAAGGAGTATGCCGGGGGAGACCGTACGTGGAATCGATGGACGAACACACGCTGGACACCGGAGTCGCACCGCCCGCGACGGGCGACCCGGCGGGCTGGCGTGCGGACCGGCCGGAGTCCAACGGCTGGGAGCACGGCACGCTCCGGCGGGCCGTCATCCACGGGGTCCGGCTGTACAACAGCGGCGAGTACCACGAATCGCACGATTGCTTCGAGGACGAGTGGTACAACTACGGCCGCGGGTCCACGGAGTCGAAGTTCCTCCACGCGATGGTGCAGGTGGCAGCGGGCGCGTACAAGCACTTCGACTTCGAGGACGACGACGGGATGCGGAGCCTGTTCCGGACCGCGCTCCAGTACTTCCACGGCGTTCCGCGGGACTACTACGGCGTCGACGTACTCGACGTGCGCTCGACGCTCACGAACGCGCTGGACGACCCCGAAGTCCTGCACGGCTGGCAGATAGCGCTCGACGGCGAGCACCTGACCGCCCGCGACGTGGACTTCGAGTACGCCGAGCGGCTGGAGTGAGCTGGGGAACTGTGTTGTGACGGTACCTGATTAGAGAAAAGGAATCAGTGAGCGGAATCTCGAAAAGAGGTTGGAGTCACTCGCGGTATCGTCGGCCACTTCGGAATCGCCCCGGGCGATACTCCCATCGAGGTTCACGTCCGGCGAACTGTCCCCTCCTTCCATACTCGATACGGTACGTTCCGAATCATCGGGATCGATTGGATCGGGTGACTCGACACCTGTCGACTCCCGGGCTGTCTGCTCCG
Coding sequences within:
- a CDS encoding YcaO-like family protein produces the protein MDVRIAGDGPAAEAVVAALADTDADPERVDPDGIAGADLAVVVAPTEDDALTTANEAADGPWLAVELGGVGGYPVAGVDAAVAGLAPGRGCFDCLRARVGSNASETDDGGVDRPTARLAGAVAGREAVAAVEDDHDPVGHIHELPHEDRQFLPVPGCCGRTDDELRRGDADVSLDEAVERAERTLDGRVGLVSDIGELESFPAPYYLATTAETSVYSDASAPGQAAGVADDWNAAFMKAVGEALERYSAAIYRNSDFEQAPPGMVDNGVSPDAVVRAEDAPAVDPESPIPWTTATDLATDEQVPIPAELVHFPPPAERYTSAITTGLGLGTSGADALVAGLTEVVERDATMLAWYSTFEPLELRVDDADYERLERRARAEDLETTALLVTQDVDVPVVAVAVHREDGDWPRFAVGSDAALDPVTAARSALAEALQNWMELRSMGRAGANEESGAIGRFADFPSAATDFLDSGGPIPASSVGPDDALAGGDAVDALVERVAEAGLTPYASRLTPADVETAGFEAVRVVVPGAQPLFTDDPAFGTRAETVPESLGFEARPNRQHHPYP
- a CDS encoding DUF63 family protein; translated protein: MSDFIDRIGIERAWVGAVGLLTAVFGLGSVLFPRAVYANFVWQYFWGPVYADAHNWNCVAWADGAQVQPQSCGSVPASLGPVAEPGYTVVSEIGYALILLLMLVGVGLLVKRLRITRYRALFYGLFPFMFFGGTLRVVEDVNDKARLAAGQSPIFDYPLNSLLISPVIYFTVFFVALAAVVAAVFLAENVVDREFEYPLFAIGSTLLAANLGYFAWAAATQPYVSFYPQVAIVVLVAATVVAGGVWYGIETLKPSINAGTGFMGVVVLWAHAIDGVANFVGLNLMPALTGQANLQGKHPVNRFIVDVAGQYLPAYLDAFPFLVVKMVAATFVLWVFDETVFDDSPRFTVMLLVAIVAVGLGPGTRDMVRATLYV
- a CDS encoding Lrp/AsnC family transcriptional regulator, which translates into the protein MELDETDRQILRILQENARTTFSEIARRIDMSSATVHDRVGRLEDAGVIQGYHAKLDPKAIDLGISAIIGLRVEQGREQDTLERLQAIEGVQEVHLTTGEWDVMGRVYAEDADALRELMFDRIAQMDGFARSQTMVILGTPHESEELPIAGE
- a CDS encoding zinc ribbon domain-containing protein, whose product is MGFLDSVRGLFGTDERTFHYVCERCDTEFESTKSDMSAVACPDCRSTKIRAVSPA
- a CDS encoding inositol monophosphatase family protein, which codes for MTDYAVRARLVERAARSGAAVAEGHFRTGIAVEEKDGKTDVVTQADRDAQREVVSTIRDEFPEDAIVGEEDDELKEVPDSGPAWIIDPIDGTNNYVRGFSVWATSVAAVVDGEPVAAANVLPALDDVYVADDEHVVLNGDELAVSDVSDPERAVGCPTIWWPRDRRDEYATACREIVERFGDMRRVGCAQAALGMVASGGLEATITNVDANPWDTVAGVHMVRQAGGKVTDIDGDRWRHDSRGLVASNGAAHEEALAAARAIEDVRQV
- a CDS encoding DUF7344 domain-containing protein; translation: MARMDTTELNETFDLLTHPHRRYALYLLAEESEALSIGTLATAIATWEADRTGMDGPTEENAIEIGLHHSHLPKLEDAGIVTVAENEDSITLRRTDGLDRLLTDTARLDGYPPIVADE
- a CDS encoding Lrp/AsnC family transcriptional regulator; this encodes MVDDPLNNLDRRILHLLQVDARGASDTDIAEETDVTGTTVNNRIEQLEEKGVILGYNPEINYEAAGYPMRVLFICSTDLSRRSEMAKEALEVRGVVNVREMLAGEENLHVEVVAEATSDVKESTEQLDELDLQIVTSNILAEEHAQPWNHFHQEIADDPDTPSDDDSEE
- a CDS encoding DUF309 domain-containing protein, with translation MDEHTLDTGVAPPATGDPAGWRADRPESNGWEHGTLRRAVIHGVRLYNSGEYHESHDCFEDEWYNYGRGSTESKFLHAMVQVAAGAYKHFDFEDDDGMRSLFRTALQYFHGVPRDYYGVDVLDVRSTLTNALDDPEVLHGWQIALDGEHLTARDVDFEYAERLE